TGTAGACGGGAAGAGATTAGAGATGGAGAGGAAGTAGTCCAGCATAGCACCTCCACCTCAACCATCACAACAAAACGAAGCCGTGGAGCGCATCAGGGGAGAATAGCAGTAGGTGGTGGCGGCACCGCCGTGGATGAGCAGCGCGCAGCCAACGGCGTACTTGCGGAGGTCGGCGTTGGAAGAGGCGGGGATGGCGCGGAGGAGACGGGTATGAGGACGGGGGTGGACGGTAAGGCTGTTGAAAGAAACAGAGGAGGCAGTGGAGGCGTCGGGGCAAGGACGGCGTCGGCACTCGGCCGCTTACTTGCCAAGATCGACGTTAGGAAGATTGGGAAGGGGGCGGAGCCGTGGGGGAGACGGCGAGGAGGTGGGGCGTCGTGGTGGTGGTCGGCGGTGGGGCATGAGTGTTGGGGTGGATAGCGCCGACACCAACAGCAGCGCGACACCTCTCCAGATCGTTCCACGGCCTTCCTTTTTTCTCTGAGATGGAcagatgaggcaggggagagatgGGCTGAACAGGAGATACAAGGAGTCATCTGCAAACAGAGGAGTGGCGGGCggttttttgcaaaattgccacagatTGCCCAGCTGCGTTGGATTTAGATCTGATGGCCATaagtgaaagatggcaggcacaccatcaccaccaacttggGTTTTTATAGGAGTAAAGATATTATACACCCTTTGTGAAAGAAACATGAGGTCTCACCAAAAACCATGGGAGTTATGTCTCTCTTGTACTGAGACGTTATTGATCTAGCCTACAATACATTGTTACTAGGCCGATCCAATACTGTAGCtgcattttttttttttttggtttttcactGTTTTACAtcggtttctttgtttctttcttcggTTTGCACCGGttttcttctgtttccttcatcattttttcaaaaaagaaatcatttttcctttttcctttttatattatttttcctttttttccaaCACATACCTATTTTTTCATGCACACTGTAAAAAATTGGTATATATAACGAATATTTTTAATGCGCATTTAACGTTTTTCATATAgatgtttaacattttttcaaatatatattttCATGTATATTTTCTTCATGATAATCACACATTTTTCACATACATCTAAAACATATATTTTTAAtacttttcaaatacatgattaatattgtTTCAAATATGTGTTTTGAACATCTCTCcaaatacatgttaaacatttttcgaATGCATATTGAAACTTTTATAGGACAATACAATTTTTTGTAAAACTATGTGAACATTTTTTCTAAAATTGtataacatttttttaaagtcactaacatatttttgaaatatgtgaacattttttccTAAAATGTAACGAATGGTATGAAACATTATTTTTGAATTCCACCCATATTTTTTTACATAATATAACAATTTCCAAATAATGTCACGTGCATATTGTTTGAAAtgcgtgaacatttttgaaatgtcatATACATTTTTCTAAATGctacaaacattttctaaaaattgaGCGAACATGTTTATAcattgcatgaacattttttaaagtacGATGAACACTTATATTATTTAACTAAATTATTTGTTGATAATATAAGAATTCGTATGTTGTCAAAATATAAACTGAACTAAAAAAACACATGTGTGACGTCATCGTGACAAAACCACTTAGATACTGGGTTTTTCTTGGTTTCCTGTTCAGATATTTTCTTTGtgtttcttctttttttatctctttttctttttcagttttctttcttatttttgttttttattttctcaacattttttattttttcatgaaAAGTTGAAAATTCACGAACTATTTCCATATAtacgaacttttttcaaatgcataCTTTTAGGTCTGAACTTTTCCAAATCCATGGACAATTTTCCAAATAATGTGAACTTTTTCTATAATagcatgaactttttcaaattcatgaacttttcataTTTCAACAACTTCTTCAAATTCCTTATTTTAAATTTTTGTGAAATTTTCTCAAATTCACGAACTTTTTTTTTTATGAACTTTCTAAGATTAGCAATTTTTTCATTATTTACACGCACAATTCAAGAGATAAAATGCTTTAGGAAAACAAATCTACGAACAAAACAATTCAGGTTGCGACACCATTTGTCAGAAGGGTAACCTaactaactactccctctgttccaaaatataatgTGCATTGATTTCCGTACAAGTCAATCATTTGAATGTTTGACCATGATTAGAATAAAATAATACCATATGCATtacctaatagataaaatatgaaactgcTTTTCATGATgaatcaaatgatataaatttcgTATTGttgatattgatatatttttctaaaactCGGTCAGACATGCACTCATTTGACTTTTGGAAaaataaatacaccttatataaaagaGACGAAGGGAGTATTTTTTAAATATAAATAACCTAACTAACTTTTTTTTAAGAATCTCGTTTTTGAGACAATTTTAAGAATCTCGAGAAGCGTTTAGAGCTAGAAGCAGCCTGCTGCCCCGTTCTCAGAAGTCGCCTTCTGTGGCCGTTAAAGCCCATTAGGCTAGTGTGGCCAGGGTGTGTATGCCTTGTGGGAATCAGGGCCCGTTCAGGCAAGAGGCCGGAAACAAATCGATCATGTTCCCTCAGAAAAAAAAATCGATCACGCTGTCTCAAAAAATACTCTCTCTGTATCAAAATaaaaaatataagacatttttctGACACTTATCATAGTgtaaaaaaacatcttatattctactccctccgtaaactgatataagagcgtttagatcattattttagtaatctaaacgctcttatattaattttTAGACGGAGTAACACAGAAGGAGTATTTTGATAGATCATGGACGCACCGTATTCGTTCGTTTTACTTCCTATCGAGGCGAGGCAAGCCGCTGGGGGAATGGCGAACGGCCGGCGAACGAGCATCGACGgataagcatgcaccttgtcctagttgcccaCGACGTGGACCGCGTACCCGGTCAGCCATGGTCGTCAATTGGTCAGTCCTTGCCCAAGATACAACAAGGAGTCAGGAGTGCACGGTAATTCTCAGTTCCCCTGATCAGTGTAAAATTAGATCCTCCGAATATTTGAATTCTTTTAGTTCTTTCAATTTGTTGTACAAACTTGTTGCGAAGTGGGGAATGAGATTTGTTTAGTATTCTCTTCGATTCATATTATTTGTCGCAACTTTAATATAAAACTTAGCAGGGGGTTGTTAAACTGGCGGTACATGGATAGGTATCTTCTCAAACCAAAAACGTCAATGCAAGAAAAAGTCCATATGATATTAATTAGGAGGAAGGCATTGAATATGATCCAAGAAAAAGGAAACAAGCAAAATATTATCAATTATCATCCAAATCTCAAAGAAGTGGTGAGCAGAAAGTGGTTGATCGGTTCATGTGTAATTTAAAATgtaattaattcattaattaaaACTAGTTTTAGTTGTTCACTTTATATTTCACTTGATAATTTGATGTCACAATGGCAATTATATAGGCTATGGAATATTCAAGGTCAGGTGATGTTCTTTTGCTAatatttttttgaacatcagtacagacacaagcgctcatatacacgcgcatacactcatccctatgaacgtacacacgcacaccctgcccctatgagcacctccgaaaaactgagccggcatatcatcttgaaatctacgaagtcactgtaggcacctcgtcgtcgacgggaacgtctcctcccactgaatgcgcatcgccggaaatcctgaaataaatccaggaataaatgcgagcaccaggatttgaaccctgatgggctgggataccacagtccctctaaccatccaaccattgTTTGCAAATGGCGCTTCACACGGCAAATCTAATGTTTTCGACGGCAATTCTAGTGACGTAAGGATGGCAAGTTAGTTGATACACATGgcacaaaaataagttgacacaaacggcaattttttgtaaaaaaaataaaCTGAAAAACAAAGTTGCCATGCTTGACAACTAAAGGTGTCATCCTCGCATTGGGCGTTATCAGATTCCAAAATCATTACCATTAGTAAAGTTTTGGCTTAgttacatactactccctccgtctcaaaatagatgtcttaactttgtactaactttagtataaagttgtactagggttaaaacacttattttgggatggagggagtataatagtaTATCATTGCATCAGTGTTTTGTGCATCGGGGTTATTCTTTTTCTCTGGCTCTGCCCCCGAGTTAGCAGTCCCACTCGCAGCCTTTAACAGACTCAAGATAGCAGCATTGAtgatgcaaaaaagaaaagaaaacagagttATGGAACAAAGGAAGTCGTCCacagtgtcctttccaagtgagTAAATGATTAATGCCAATTATATCTATACGATGGGCGCGCAATTTTGATATGGAAGGTTCATGGAAAATATACGATATAGTAACTATTTTCACCATTACTAGCAGGAGCCAAAAGGTTACTCAGATCTACCCTGCCGATATGTTCAAACATGTCAGAGAAGAAGGGGTGGCCTGATGAGCAGAAACAACAGTTTTCAGGGACTCCTGCCATGCTTTGGGTATGGACTATGGGTGTGTTCTTTTGATGTTTTGCATCATCTTGGGAGTTCCCTTGTTCCATCTGTGAGGCTAATAACACTGGCTGAAGCAGAAAAAGAAGCCCCTTGGCTTGTCTTCAATATTGCCTTTAGGCGTGATATCACCTCGAGAAGCCATTAGAGAGCTCGTCCCAGGCGATTCAGGAGGTAAGATTGCATTCTCCGAACTGAATGTGCGAGCCGGGGCCATATGTTCTGGCGGTGAAAGGGTTGAGAGGTAATGGAGAAGCATTTGAACTATCTGGGTGAAGTTTGGTCTGTCGCTTGGGTCTTCTTTCCAGCAGGATGTTAGGATCTCTGACAGCTCCTCCGGCAAATTATCTGCACTTGGTCTGATGTTCTGCAGAAAATGAGGTCTCATAAGGTCAATTACTAATATATGACACAGGTGTATGCATTATGGAATAATGCATGATAAAACATATTCAAAACAATCAGAACTCCCTGCAGCATAAATAGGTTCAAGAAAGTCTATAAAACAGCAAATGCGTACGACTATACTCTAAAAATCTAATGTTACCTTGAAAGCGGCAGCATATGCAGCTTGCAGGTTAGACATGCCCTCAAAGGGTAGTCTATTGTGTAGTAGTTCCCATAACACAATCGCAAAGCTGTAAACATCTACTTTGTGGTTGTAATGTTTCTTTTCTCCGTGCCTTAATGTGACTGTGCTGTACAACTGTTGAATTATTTCAGGTTAATCGCATaataaaaaagaaatgaaaaaggtTCAAGAACTGAAAGATATAAAACTGCAGTAGCACAAACCTCAGGAGCCATCCAACGGTATGTTCCTGTTTCTGCGGTCATCATCTCTGTTAACGTCTCTTCTCTTGCTAAACCAAGGTCGACGAGCTTAACTGTTCTCTGGTCTGCTGTAAGCAGCAGATTCTCTGTACAAAGAGAAGGGCAAAAACTATGGACTCAGAATCAACTTTGTTTGCACAAACATTTCCTCAGGCAGATCATTTGAGATTAATGTAGGAAAAGATTAGCTTACAGAAGATAACTACAGACTACAGAATAACATACCAAGGAAATGGTAGATCAACAAAACCAGTGTTAGCCTTAATGAAATATCACATCTCATATGCATTGCTGACTCGGTACTAGACTAGTAAGTAGTTATTTCTCATATGCATTGCTGGCTCAGTACTAGACTAGCAGTAATTGTCTAATAAAAACAGGACTACGTCGCACCAAAGTATAACTATCTGTCAACGTCTCTTTGTTCAGCTGACTTAGCTAACTGTGGGCCTGGAACATGGTAAAAAGTGCAAAACAGTATGGTACAAGTCATCATTCACTGAACAACTATAATAACTCCTCTTTCTCGACCTTACGCATCTCCTTTATCTTGCTCCAGCATCTTGTTAGTACAAACTGGAAATAATTTCACAAACTTGGGAGCAGTTCTTTGATCCAAGACTGTCCATTCCACATCATGTCCAATCTGATGCACCAAAAATATGGTGTCCAAAATCTACAAGAAATATATTCATCGGCCAATGGATCTAACAAATTTTGAAGACGTTCACACATAGCAAGATCTAGAGGGAAGCCAGACCTTCAATCCAAGATCCAACAAATCTAGAATATTTATAATCGAagatcctggtcaagctggtagttgaggacttggttctcaatgttatcagcgcgtatgccccgcaagtaggccacaatgagaacaccaagagggagttctgggaaggcctggaagacatggttaggagtgtaccgattggtgagaagctcttcataggaggagacctcaatggccacgtgggtacatctaacacaggttttgaaggggcgcatgggggctttggctatggcatcaggaatcaagaaggagaagatgtcttaagctttgctctagcctacaacatgattgtagccaacaccctctttagaaagagagaatcacatctggttacttttagtagtggccaacactctagccagattgatttcatcctctcaagAAGGGAACacaggcgtgcgtgcctagactgtaaggtgatacctggagagagtgttgtaccccagcataagctggtggttgctgacttccgctttcggattcgtgtccagcgggataagcgggctaaagtcgctagaacgaagtggtggaagctcaagggggaggtagctcaggcgttcaaggagagggtcattaaggagggcccttgggaggaaggaggggatgcggac
Above is a window of Triticum aestivum cultivar Chinese Spring chromosome 6B, IWGSC CS RefSeq v2.1, whole genome shotgun sequence DNA encoding:
- the LOC123137318 gene encoding serine/threonine-protein kinase STY13 isoform X2 — protein: MESGSTFYAGEGLHIDPSWLIDPKLLFVGPRIGEGGHAKVYEGKYKNQNVAIKIVHKGDTPEEVIKRQGRFLREVTMLSRVQHKNLVKFIGACLEPVMVVVTELLVGGSLRKYLVSLRPRNLEPRVAVGFALDIARAMECLHAHGIIHRDLKPENLLLTADQRTVKLVDLGLAREETLTEMMTAETGTYRWMAPELYSTVTLRHGEKKHYNHKVDVYSFAIVLWELLHNRLPFEGMSNLQAAYAAAFKNIRPSADNLPEELSEILTSCWKEDPSDRPNFTQIVQMLLHYLSTLSPPEHMAPARTFSSENAILPPESPGTSSLMASRGDITPKGNIEDKPRGFFFCFSQCY
- the LOC123137318 gene encoding serine/threonine-protein kinase STY13 isoform X1, which gives rise to MESGSTFYAGEGLHIDPSWLIDPKLLFVGPRIGEGGHAKVYEGKYKNQNVAIKIVHKGDTPEEVIKRQGRFLREVTMLSRVQHKNLVKFIGACLEPVMVVVTELLVGGSLRKYLVSLRPRNLEPRVAVGFALDIARAMECLHAHGIIHRDLKPGKKPENLLLTADQRTVKLVDLGLAREETLTEMMTAETGTYRWMAPELYSTVTLRHGEKKHYNHKVDVYSFAIVLWELLHNRLPFEGMSNLQAAYAAAFKNIRPSADNLPEELSEILTSCWKEDPSDRPNFTQIVQMLLHYLSTLSPPEHMAPARTFSSENAILPPESPGTSSLMASRGDITPKGNIEDKPRGFFFCFSQCY
- the LOC123137318 gene encoding serine/threonine-protein kinase STY13 isoform X3 gives rise to the protein MYKNQNVAIKIVHKGDTPEEVIKRQGRFLREVTMLSRVQHKNLVKFIGACLEPVMVVVTELLVGGSLRKYLVSLRPRNLEPRVAVGFALDIARAMECLHAHGIIHRDLKPGKKPENLLLTADQRTVKLVDLGLAREETLTEMMTAETGTYRWMAPELYSTVTLRHGEKKHYNHKVDVYSFAIVLWELLHNRLPFEGMSNLQAAYAAAFKNIRPSADNLPEELSEILTSCWKEDPSDRPNFTQIVQMLLHYLSTLSPPEHMAPARTFSSENAILPPESPGTSSLMASRGDITPKGNIEDKPRGFFFCFSQCY